The Victivallis sp. Marseille-Q1083 DNA window CCCACGGCGTCCGGGTCAGATAAGCCTGCAGGAACGTCCCCTCGCCGACCGTCGTTTCCAACAGCGGCTCAATCGGAGCGGTGTATTCCAGCCCGAGGTAAATTTCATCCTCCGGCAGCGACATTTCGGTCAGTTCCGCCGCCAGCGGGTGACGCGTCCTGCACCGCCGCACCTCATACGGCCTGACCGGGTGCCAGCTCGGTTCGCCGCCATCCGGGTCCTCCGGGCGGACCCAGCGCAGGCCGACCAACTGCCGCCACCATGCCCAGTGGTGGAAGGCGGCGCTGGCGCCGTGCAGCAACAGCAGCGGACCGCCGCGTTCGCAATAACGCCGCACCGCCCGTTCCGCCCCGCTGCCGGGCAACGGCAGGCCGCCGCTGCCGCCGATCAAATGCAGCACCAGCAATTCACATGCCGGCACCCAGCCGCCCGCCTCCAGCGCCGCGATATCGTCCTCATAAAAATCGATGACGAAACGCTCCGACAACGCTTCGGCCAGCCGGCGGCCGGGATGCGCCCCATAGTGATTGTCCGCCCAAAACGAGATCATAACCTTCCTCCGCGCTGGTTCCGTCAGCAGTCAAATTCGTCTTTGTCGTTGATCCGGCGCAGGCAACAGTACAGAATCCAGGCCAGGCCGAACACCATCACCGCAATCGCCAACGGCAACAGCCAGGACAAATCCTTTTTGCCCTGGGCCAGCAGCGACGGTTCGTAATTCGGATTGTCGCTGATCGGCCCCAGCGTATAATCCGCCGTCGCCGGAGCCCGCAAACTTTTCAATACCGCCAGAACATCGTAGTTCGGGCTTTTGAGCGTCCCGCCGAAAAATACCTGCAGCGATTCCGGCTGCGGCGGCAGCAAACAGGCGTCATAAACATTACCGTAGGCGGAAACCGTTACATTTTCCAACGGCGCATTGTCTTCATTGACAATGATCAGCCGGTAATAGCGGCTGCGCTGCTCCGGAAAAGTGAGCTTCGACTCATTGACCTGGATCGCACCGGACTGAATACGGCAGAAACGGCCGGAAACCAAATGCCGGAACTCATCCGGCGTGTCGCCGGCCGCCAGATGAATGCGGCGGAGAAAGTTCGTCTCGTAAGTCGACAGCATCAATTCGGTCAGCGGCTCCCGGCTGCTCTCGAAAATCATCACCGTATTGCCGTTGGCCGGATTCACCTGCTGTTCGACCAGTTTCAGCGGATATTTTTCCCGTTCCGGCAGAAATTCGTCGGTCGGCTGTTCGTAAGTCAACTGGATGCTTTTGATTTTCAAAGTCTTGGTCAGCAAATGCCGGTACTGCTCTTCGCCGCCGTCCATTT harbors:
- a CDS encoding ThuA domain-containing protein gives rise to the protein MISFWADNHYGAHPGRRLAEALSERFVIDFYEDDIAALEAGGWVPACELLVLHLIGGSGGLPLPGSGAERAVRRYCERGGPLLLLHGASAAFHHWAWWRQLVGLRWVRPEDPDGGEPSWHPVRPYEVRRCRTRHPLAAELTEMSLPEDEIYLGLEYTAPIEPLLETTVGEGTFLQAYLTRTPWGGDVAGFLPGHRMAAVMLPALIDNVAVLMRYLLRCGKEGR